Proteins encoded in a region of the Isoalcanivorax pacificus W11-5 genome:
- a CDS encoding response regulator transcription factor: MDPILIADDHPLFRAALRQAVAGCFTDAPITEADSLAAVQHLVEAQRSFSLLLLDLHMPGTHGFSGLIYLREQYPQTPLVVISASDEPDIMQRAVNFGANGFIPKSTSLDTMTDALKAVLKGETWLPVTARQSSATAASASEQELARRITSLTPQQFRVLGMLLEGMANKVIAIELNVSEATVKAHMTAILRKLGARNRTQAVLLLRDIAIDTAHAESASDA; the protein is encoded by the coding sequence ATGGACCCGATACTGATCGCCGACGACCATCCGCTGTTCCGCGCGGCCCTGCGCCAGGCCGTGGCGGGCTGCTTTACCGATGCACCGATCACCGAGGCCGATTCGCTGGCCGCCGTGCAGCATCTGGTCGAAGCACAGCGCAGCTTCAGCCTGTTGCTGCTGGATCTGCACATGCCGGGCACACACGGGTTTTCGGGCCTGATCTATCTGCGCGAGCAGTATCCGCAGACGCCGCTGGTGGTGATCTCTGCCAGTGACGAACCGGATATCATGCAGCGCGCGGTCAACTTCGGTGCCAACGGCTTCATCCCCAAGTCCACCAGCCTGGACACCATGACCGATGCCTTGAAAGCGGTGCTCAAGGGCGAGACCTGGTTGCCGGTCACGGCCCGTCAGAGCAGCGCCACCGCCGCCTCGGCCAGCGAGCAGGAACTGGCCCGGCGTATCACCAGCCTCACGCCGCAGCAGTTCCGCGTGCTGGGCATGTTGCTGGAAGGCATGGCCAATAAAGTGATTGCCATCGAACTGAATGTGTCCGAGGCGACGGTGAAGGCGCACATGACCGCCATCCTGCGCAAGCTCGGCGCCCGCAACCGGACGCAGGCGGTGCTGCTGCTGCGCGACATCGCCATCGACACCGCGCACGCGGAATCCGCCTCCGACGCCTGA
- the acs gene encoding acetate--CoA ligase, whose amino-acid sequence MSATHATVAPSDIQPVAVKPRFRDNAWMDATTYDALYARSIDGPDTFWREQSQRLHWRQPPTQIRDIRWDKNDLHIRWFADGQLNAAENCIDRHLSAHADRVALYWEPDTPGEARVITYAALHQQVCKLANVLKHLGVRKGDRVTIYLPMIPEAVFAMLACARIGAIHSVVFGGFSPEAVAGRIADCGSSLVITADAGLRGGREIPLKANVDAALARPEAKAASKVLVVQHTGGAVDWHDGRDLWYHDLMATASEQCEPAVMNAEDPLFILYTSGSTGKPKGVLHTTGGYLTYASLTHQMVFDYHPGDIYWCTADVGWITGHTYLVYGPLANGATCVMSEGLPNWPDAARLGQIIDKFKVNTLYTAPTAIRALMAAGDGPLAQSRRDSLKLLATAGEPINPAAWHWFHDSVGHGGSAVVDTWWQTETGGVMITPLPGAHATKPGAAMRPFFGIRPALVDNDGTLIDGPGEGNLVILDSWPAQARTLWGDHQRFIDTYFTTFPGTYCSGDGARRDADGDYWITGRVDDVINVSGHRMGTAEIESALVSHPAVAEAAVVGYPHEIKGQGIYVYVSLTCDHSPSDELYAELRQWVRREIGAIATPDLIHWAPGLPKTRSGKIMRRILRKIAANEHDSLGDVSTLAEPAVVPQLVETRMNR is encoded by the coding sequence ATGTCCGCTACACACGCCACCGTGGCGCCCAGCGATATCCAGCCCGTCGCAGTGAAACCGCGTTTCCGCGACAACGCCTGGATGGATGCCACCACCTATGACGCGCTCTACGCGCGCAGCATTGATGGGCCGGATACGTTCTGGCGCGAACAGAGCCAGCGCCTGCACTGGCGCCAGCCCCCCACGCAGATCCGCGATATCCGTTGGGACAAGAACGACCTGCATATCCGCTGGTTCGCTGATGGCCAGCTCAACGCGGCGGAAAACTGCATCGACCGCCACCTGTCAGCCCACGCGGATCGCGTAGCGCTGTACTGGGAGCCGGACACACCGGGCGAGGCGCGCGTCATCACCTACGCGGCTCTGCACCAGCAAGTCTGCAAACTGGCCAACGTGCTCAAGCACCTGGGCGTGCGCAAGGGCGACCGCGTCACCATTTATCTGCCGATGATTCCCGAAGCCGTATTTGCCATGCTGGCCTGCGCGCGCATCGGCGCGATTCATTCGGTGGTGTTCGGTGGTTTCTCGCCGGAAGCCGTGGCCGGCCGTATCGCGGACTGCGGCAGTTCACTGGTCATTACCGCTGATGCCGGCCTGCGCGGTGGCCGTGAGATCCCGCTGAAGGCGAACGTGGACGCCGCCCTGGCCCGCCCGGAAGCGAAAGCCGCCAGCAAGGTGCTGGTGGTGCAACATACCGGCGGTGCCGTGGACTGGCACGACGGCCGCGACCTCTGGTACCACGACCTGATGGCCACGGCCTCGGAACAGTGCGAACCGGCGGTAATGAATGCGGAAGACCCGCTGTTCATCCTTTATACCTCCGGCTCTACCGGCAAACCGAAAGGCGTGCTGCACACCACCGGCGGCTACCTGACCTATGCCTCACTGACCCACCAAATGGTGTTCGACTACCACCCCGGCGATATCTACTGGTGCACCGCCGATGTCGGCTGGATCACCGGCCATACCTATCTGGTCTACGGCCCGCTCGCCAACGGCGCCACCTGTGTCATGAGCGAGGGCCTGCCGAACTGGCCCGACGCCGCCCGGCTGGGCCAGATCATCGACAAGTTCAAGGTCAACACGCTTTACACTGCGCCCACCGCAATACGTGCCCTGATGGCTGCCGGCGACGGACCGCTGGCGCAGAGCCGTCGTGATTCACTGAAACTGCTGGCCACTGCCGGCGAGCCTATCAACCCGGCAGCCTGGCACTGGTTCCACGACAGCGTCGGCCACGGCGGCAGCGCCGTGGTGGACACCTGGTGGCAGACCGAAACCGGCGGCGTCATGATCACGCCACTGCCGGGGGCACACGCCACCAAGCCCGGCGCCGCCATGCGGCCGTTCTTCGGCATCCGCCCGGCGCTGGTGGACAACGACGGCACCCTGATCGACGGCCCCGGCGAGGGCAATCTGGTGATCCTGGACAGCTGGCCGGCGCAGGCACGCACGCTGTGGGGGGATCACCAGCGCTTCATCGATACCTATTTCACCACCTTCCCCGGCACTTATTGCTCCGGCGACGGCGCACGCCGTGACGCCGATGGCGACTACTGGATTACCGGGCGGGTGGACGACGTGATCAATGTCTCCGGCCACCGCATGGGCACGGCGGAGATCGAAAGCGCGCTGGTATCGCACCCGGCCGTTGCCGAGGCAGCTGTGGTCGGCTACCCGCACGAGATCAAGGGCCAGGGGATTTACGTGTATGTCTCACTGACCTGCGACCACAGCCCGAGCGATGAGCTGTATGCCGAGCTCAGGCAGTGGGTGCGCCGCGAGATCGGCGCCATTGCCACACCGGATCTGATCCACTGGGCGCCGGGGCTGCCGAAGACCCGCTCCGGCAAGATCATGCGCCGCATCCTGCGCAAGATCGCCGCCAACGAGCACGACAGCCTGGGCGATGTGTCCACGCTGGCCGAGCCGGCGGTGGTGCCCCAGTTGGTCGAAACCCGCATGAATCGCTGA
- a CDS encoding MFS transporter: MTTAAAERPTNSPARVLFASLVGTTIEFYDFYIYATAAVLVFPHLFFPGSDPTTATLQSLATFALAFFARPLGSAVFGHYGDRVGRKATLVAALLTMGVSTVVIGLLPTYAQIGMLAPLLLALCRFGQGLGLGGEWGGAVLLATENAPPGKRAWYGMFPQLGAPLGFLLSGLSFLILAETLSEQQFFSWGWRIPFLASALLVAIGLYIRLQIEETPVFRQTLDRNEQVKLPMVEVVRKHPRTLVLGTLIALATFVLFYLTTVFSLTWGVSQLGYARDEFLTIQLFAVLFFALMIPVAALAADRYGRRRTLILVTAGIALFGLLFQPMFGGGSLAGVVIFLTLGLGLMGMTYGPLGTVLSELFPTAVRYTGASLTFNMAGIFGASLAPYIATWLATHYGLQYVGYYLAVAALLTLAALWMTRETKDDDLNQV, translated from the coding sequence ATGACCACTGCCGCCGCAGAGCGCCCGACTAACTCGCCAGCCCGTGTCCTGTTCGCCAGCCTGGTGGGCACCACGATCGAGTTCTACGATTTCTACATCTACGCCACCGCCGCCGTGCTGGTGTTCCCGCACCTGTTCTTCCCTGGCTCGGACCCGACCACCGCCACCCTGCAATCGCTGGCCACCTTTGCACTGGCATTCTTTGCCCGGCCCCTCGGTTCGGCGGTGTTCGGGCATTACGGCGACCGCGTCGGCCGCAAGGCGACACTGGTGGCGGCGTTGCTGACCATGGGGGTCTCCACTGTCGTGATCGGCCTGCTGCCGACCTACGCGCAGATCGGCATGCTGGCACCGCTGTTGCTGGCGCTGTGTCGCTTTGGTCAGGGGCTGGGGCTGGGCGGCGAGTGGGGCGGCGCGGTGCTGTTGGCGACCGAGAACGCGCCGCCGGGCAAGCGCGCCTGGTACGGCATGTTCCCGCAGTTGGGTGCACCGCTGGGCTTTCTGTTGTCCGGCCTGTCGTTCCTGATCCTGGCCGAGACGCTGAGCGAACAGCAATTTTTCTCCTGGGGCTGGCGTATTCCGTTCCTGGCCAGCGCGCTGCTGGTGGCGATCGGCCTGTATATCCGCCTGCAGATCGAGGAAACGCCGGTGTTCCGCCAGACACTGGACCGCAATGAGCAGGTGAAACTGCCGATGGTGGAAGTGGTGCGCAAGCACCCGCGCACGCTGGTGCTGGGCACGCTGATCGCGCTGGCCACCTTCGTGTTGTTCTACCTGACCACGGTGTTCAGCCTGACCTGGGGCGTGTCGCAACTGGGTTATGCGCGCGATGAATTCCTCACCATCCAGTTGTTCGCGGTGCTGTTTTTCGCGCTGATGATCCCGGTCGCGGCGCTGGCGGCGGACCGCTACGGCCGCCGTCGTACATTGATCCTGGTGACGGCCGGCATCGCCCTGTTCGGGCTGCTGTTCCAGCCGATGTTTGGCGGTGGCAGCCTGGCCGGCGTGGTGATCTTCCTGACACTGGGCCTGGGTCTGATGGGCATGACCTACGGGCCGCTGGGGACGGTGCTCTCCGAGTTGTTCCCCACCGCAGTGCGCTACACCGGCGCCTCGCTGACCTTCAATATGGCCGGCATCTTTGGGGCCTCGCTGGCGCCCTATATCGCCACCTGGCTGGCCACGCACTACGGCCTGCAATACGTCGGCTATTACCTGGCGGTGGCGGCGCTGCTGACGCTGGCAGCCCTGTGGATGACGCGCGAAACCAAGGATGATGACCTGAATCAGGTCTGA